A region of uncultured Anaeromusa sp. DNA encodes the following proteins:
- a CDS encoding IS1182 family transposase yields MGVPTKSWIGCLGCPRYRPHPRNNTDRNQISLIPSSLEEMINQDNPVRVIDLFADSLDLNQMGFRYATPKAVGRKPYNPADLLKLYIYGYFNGIRTSRKLENECKRNIELMWLLKELKPDYRTIADFRKDNISVLKNIFTHFSVFCNELGLFGREIVAIDGSKFRANNARKKNITKGKIAKMLAHFEKSAARYLELLEQSDGLGGAPNVSYSQDDLKQKMAKVNQRIQELTELKEQVDKTGEVSLTDQESRLMGVNNMGFEVAYNMQAAVDAKNHLIVAVDVTNNPADQGQLHPMAMQAKQKLDVDSIIVLADKGYYTGECLRKCEQDQITTIVSKQAPPSTTGNPAYTLDKFKYDQDSDCYICPQGEILSNASKTEAKEKMYRSKACKNCSQKNDCTKNKRGRQIIRGEYHDIMERADERLASNMTLYKQRQMIVEHPFGTIKRTLGYTHFLLRGLEKVRGEAVMHCLMYNLKRVLKILGTDKLMAAILKFSPFTSKIVAVFIHIRLFRPVPTCAHDYFRTV; encoded by the coding sequence ATTGGAGTACCGACGAAGTCTTGGATTGGTTGCTTAGGGTGTCCAAGATATCGTCCGCACCCCCGTAATAACACGGATAGAAACCAAATCAGTTTGATCCCGTCTTCACTTGAAGAAATGATAAACCAAGATAACCCGGTCCGTGTAATTGACCTCTTTGCCGATAGCCTAGACTTAAATCAAATGGGGTTTAGGTACGCTACACCAAAAGCAGTCGGACGTAAACCATACAATCCAGCCGACTTACTCAAATTGTATATCTATGGCTATTTTAACGGTATCCGGACATCAAGAAAACTTGAAAATGAATGCAAAAGAAATATCGAATTAATGTGGCTGCTTAAAGAATTAAAACCGGATTATCGTACTATTGCCGATTTTCGCAAAGACAACATCTCAGTTCTAAAGAATATCTTTACGCACTTTTCCGTATTCTGCAATGAACTTGGCCTGTTTGGCAGAGAAATTGTAGCAATAGATGGCAGCAAATTTCGAGCCAACAATGCCCGCAAGAAGAATATTACCAAAGGAAAGATAGCCAAGATGTTAGCCCACTTTGAAAAATCTGCCGCACGGTATCTGGAATTACTCGAACAGAGCGATGGCCTCGGCGGTGCTCCTAATGTCTCATATAGCCAAGATGATTTAAAGCAGAAGATGGCCAAAGTAAATCAACGTATTCAAGAGCTCACTGAGCTTAAGGAACAAGTCGATAAAACAGGCGAGGTTTCTTTGACGGATCAGGAATCCCGTCTTATGGGCGTCAACAATATGGGGTTTGAAGTAGCCTACAATATGCAAGCAGCAGTAGATGCAAAGAACCATCTCATTGTTGCGGTTGATGTAACGAACAATCCAGCCGATCAAGGACAGCTTCATCCGATGGCTATGCAAGCAAAACAGAAACTAGACGTAGATTCAATTATTGTACTTGCAGATAAAGGTTATTATACGGGAGAATGCCTCAGAAAATGCGAACAAGACCAGATTACGACCATCGTATCCAAGCAAGCGCCTCCATCAACCACAGGAAACCCAGCCTATACCTTAGATAAATTCAAATATGATCAAGACAGTGATTGCTATATTTGTCCGCAAGGGGAAATTCTTTCTAACGCAAGCAAGACAGAGGCAAAAGAAAAGATGTATCGGAGCAAGGCCTGCAAAAATTGCTCACAAAAGAATGACTGCACAAAAAATAAACGAGGTCGGCAAATTATACGAGGTGAATATCACGACATCATGGAACGAGCCGATGAGCGATTAGCAAGCAATATGACGCTTTATAAACAGCGACAGATGATCGTGGAACACCCGTTTGGAACCATCAAGCGAACATTGGGATATACACACTTCCTGCTAAGGGGATTAGAAAAGGTGCGTGGAGAAGCGGTTATGCATTGTTTAATGTATAACCTAAAACGCGTGCTGAAAATTTTAGGAACGGATAAATTAATGGCAGCAATCCTCAAATTTTCACCGTTTACTTCCAAGATTGTTGCCGTTTTTATTCATATTCGGCTATTTAGACCAGTACCCACTTGCGCACATGACTATTTTCGCACAGTCTGA